The nucleotide sequence AGCCGGCATGGCATGCCCGATGTTCGACTTCACGGAACCGATACCGGCCCTGGGCCGTGTATCACCGGTACCAAAAACTTTTCTGAGCGTTTCCAGCTCCGTCTTATCACCAAGCGGTGTACCGGTTCCATGGGCTTCAATATATCCCACTTCATCCGGACCGATGCCAGCCATATCCCATGCCTGCTGTATCGCCTTTACCTGGCCTTTTACAGCCGGGCTCATTACACTGGTACCACTGCCGTCGCTGCTGACCCCTACTGCTTTTATAACTGCATAGATCCGGTCGCCGTCCTTTACTGCTTCGCTTCGTTTCTTTAATACCACAAAGCCACAGCCTTCACCGATCAGCAACCCATCGGCATCCTGGTCAAAAGGACGGATCTGTTGTTTCCTTGATAAAGCGCCGAGCTGACTGAAGATGCTCCAGAAGGCTGCGTTCTGCGCCACATGCACTCCGCCGGCGATCATCCGGTCGCAGCGGCCGCTGTGGAGCTCCCGGATGGCCTGGTCTACTGCCAGCAACGAACTGGCACAGGCCGCATCCACAGTATAAGCGGCACCGCCCAGGTTGAGGCGGTTGGCCACCAGCGATGCCACCAGGTTAGGGATCAGTCCCATTGCCGTATCAGCGCTAAAGCGGCCTTTACGTTCCTGGTAACCCTTCTTTATTTTTTCTATTTCTGTTTCAGACAAATGGGGCGATACCTGCCGCATTATTTCTGCGATCTGTTCACCTGTTCTTACGATCTCGATCGCCCTTGTAGCGCCAGGCCCTGCATAATTACCTTTTCCGATGATGATACCGGTCCGTTCAAGCACTTCCTTATCACCAAGCATGCCGGCATCTTCAAGGGCTTTACAAACCAGATCGAGCGTCAGCAGCTGGTCGGGCTCCATGCCTTCTACTGCCAGGGGCAGGACCCCGAAACGCACCGGATCAAAAGTAACCTCCGGGATAAAACCACCCCTGCTGCAATAGAACCGGTCGGCACCTTCAGCAGCAGCATCAAAATACAATGCGTCCAGCCGGTCGGCCGGAACGGTTTGCACCGCATCTTTTTTATCCAGTATGTTCTGCCAGAAGGCAGGAAGATCGGCTGCACCGGGAAAGATGCAGGACATTCCTGTTATGGCGATATCGGTTTCTTTCATTTGAACTTTCAGACATTTTTGTACAGCAGCTGCCGGGGGATCCTGATCATTATCTTTCCTGCAGACCGGGCTTACCAGACATCCCCGGCCATGATCAGCACCTGGCTTTCCGTACCATATTTCAGTTCGTTCACAAAACTTTCCAGGCCGTCCTCCAGGGGTATCATTGCGATGCCTCTTTTTATGTATTCTTTTTCCAGCGAAGGTGAAACCATACCGGCACCCTTCCACGGGCCCCAATTGATGGAGGTGACCCGGCCTTTGATCCTTTCCTTCAGCGCCCAGGTATAGCGGTCCATCACACTGTTGGCCGCCGCATAATCGGTTTGCCCGCGATTGCCGTACACCGATGCGATACTGCTGAAGAAGATCACAAACTGTACCTCTTCCTTCAGTTCTTCAACCAGTACCCGCAGGGGGGTAACCTTGGTGGTAAAGACCCTTTCAAACGATTCTGCCGTTTTATGAAGGAACAGTTTATCCTCCAGGAGACCGGCACCATGAATCACACCGTCGATGCGGCCCTGCTCCCGGTATACGCTCTGGATAAAAGCGCGCAATCCTTCTTCATCCCGGAGGTCCAGCGAATAATAGCTTGCCGTTGCACCGTTATTTTCAAGTGTCTTTATTGCATGCAGGATCTGGTTATTTTTAAACAGTTCCTGTACGCTTTTCTCTATTTCGGAAGGAGCCTTTAACAGACCTTCTTCAATCAACTGTTTCCGGATCGCATCTTTTGTTTTCAATGCCGCGTAGGGATTGTTGCCAACCGGGTGCGGAGAACGTCCTACCAGGATATAATGACAGGGATATTCCCGGGCAAATCCGGCCGTAAGTTCAGCGGTTATTCCCTGTGCGCCTCCAAACACCAACACTACAGCTTCCTTGCCGAGATGCAGGGTGGTTTGCCCTTCCTTTGCAGTCAGATGAGACGACACGAGGTTGTAACGGAACCGCTCTGTTCCCTGGTAAAGGACCTCCGGCGGCCGGTCCGCGTACAGCAGTTCGTTCAGCACAATGGTTGAAAAGGCCGCAGGATCCAGTACCGATTGCAGGCTGATCATACGGCAACAGGTCTGTTCCAGTTCGCGGTCGAGGCTCTTCATCAGACCAGAAAATCCCTGGTAACGGCGCAGCAGGGTTATATCGCCGCTTTGTTTCATATGCCCGGTAAGATCGCTGAGCGTAAAGATCCACGATACTTTTTCCGGGTTTAGTTTTTTAATAAGGGCAAAGGCATCCATAATGCTGTAACATCGTTCCGATTCATGGGCATTGATGATGATAAGACCGTCGTACAGATCCAGCGGATCCTCCATTGTGATCACACGGGCTACCGCACCCTGTTCTTCCAGCCGTTGCTTTACAGCTGCCGCCATATGCCCGTTGTCCTCGGTAACAGCAAAGAGCTTTCCACGGATCAGTTCAGGATCTCCGGCAGCTGTTTGCGCAGCGGCAATTTCAAAACGCAGCCGGGAGATCAGGTTGTCTGAATCTTTCCGGCCGGAGGTAAGCCCTTCATTGATGATCTGCTGCGCTTCCTCAACCGGGGTTGCAGTAGTACCGGGTTTACTCAGCCAGCCCAGCAGGCCATTCAGGGTTTTGATGGCCGCCAACTGTTCCATCAGATCATCACCCGCCGCTTTATCCCCGCCCAATGCACCTTGCAGGGCGCCGATGATCTCCATCCGTTTGATCGAATCAATGCTCAGGTCTGCCTCAAGATCAAGATCGAGCCCGAGCATCTCTACCGGGTAACCGGTTTTATCACTTACGGTCTGCAACAATACAGCACGCAGATCCGGCACCGGCCGGTTCAACGCCCGCGCTGCCGGCACAGATGATTCCGGTTCCGGCTGACCGGTATTGGCATTGATCCAGCTGATCAGACCGCTCAGGGTTTTGATGGCCGCCAGCTGTTCCATCATCTCTTCTCCGGCATCACCACCGGTATTAAAACCGCCCAGCCTGTTCCGCAGCTCACCGATGATCTCCATTCTTTTTATAGAATCGATACTCAGATCGGCTTCCAGGTCCATTTCCAAACCCAGCATTTCATTGGGGTAACCGGTTTTATCACTTACCACCTCCAGCAATACTGCTTTCACATCTGCAGCCCCGGGTTGCGGCAACGCGGCAGGAGTTATATCCGGGATTACAACAGCAGGAACCGTTGAAGCCGGTGGAATGGGCGGTGGCACCCGGTTCGCCGGTACAGCCGGCGGCATCATCACGGGTTGCCCGAGATAACTCATCATCACATCCCGCTGTGCCTGTATCATCATTTTCATGCTGTTCAGGTATTCCAGCATCATTTTATCTGTGGAAGAAGGTTCCTGTATCATGGAAGCAGTTGACGTTTTCAGCTGAAGGGGTTGTACGATCGGCAAGGCGCCGTGGTCCGGCAGCGTACCGGAAGCCGGTAATGCCTTCTGTCCGTCTATATACCAGAGGGCGGGGCTTTTACGGTAAGCTTCCGGTGTATCGATTTTGAGCAGCCGCGCATTCCTGTTGCTGAATAATTGCTGCAGATGCACCTCCCTTCCTGTTGCCAGGTAAGCTGCAATCGTTTTAAGCAGCAGCGCAATACCTCCCTGATCCTTATCTTCTGTATGCAATACCAGCCCATCTTTATTCAGGATCGACCGGGTAAGTCCCGCCAGTACTTTGCCCGGTCCGGCTTCAATAAATATCCGCGCACCTTCAGCATACATGCCTTCTATTTCTTCCGTAAACTTAACCGGCTCCACCAGGTGCTTTGCCAGCTGCTGCCGGATCGCTTCCGGCTGCGCCGGATAGACACCGGCCGTGGTATTGGACCATACCGTTAATTGCGGGCTGTGGAAGGGCACCGCCTGAAGTGCAGCAGCAAACAGGTCTTCAGCGCCGGCCAGCAACGGACTGTGAAAAGCACAGGCCACTTCCAGTTGCCGGAAGGAGATCTTCTCTTCTTTCATCCGTTCCATCAGTTGCTGCATGGCAGCTGTGGTTCCCGCCAGCACTGATTGTTTGGGCGCATTAAAATTAACGGCCCATATATCCTTTTCGTCTTTGATCAATGCCTGCAATGCGGCGGACGGCAAGCTCACGGCGGCCATCATTCCTTTATCGGCGCCAACAGCATTCAATATGGCGGCCGCTCTTTTTTCACTCAGATCGACCAGCACTTCCGGATCAAACACCCCCGCAAAGCATAATGCAGGCAACTCACCATAGCTGTGCCCGGCTACCATGTCGGGCACGATGCCAAGCGAAAGGAGGTATTCGGCAATGGCGAGATCCACGATCCCCAGCAGCGGCTGGGCATTGCGCGTATCTTTGATCGCTTCCTGCTGTGCTGCGCGTGCGGCTTCGTTGAACACAGCATCCGGAAACAATATTTTTTCATATTTTTTATGCCGTGCCAGCAAACAGCGCATTGCGGGGAACGCAACAAACAATTCCCGCGCCATATTGATACGCTGGCTGCCCTGCCCGGAAAACAGGAACGCCACCTTACCTTCTTTTTTATCTATTGAAAAAACGCCCTCGGCTGCAATGCCCTGCCTTGCAGCCTCTATACGTTCCAGCAACTGCACACTGCTTCCGGCAATGATACTGAACTGTACCGGTGCTTCATTATAAACTGCCAGACTGTACGCCAGGTCTTTTAATGAAAGGGTATCATTCGCATAAAGCAATTTTTTTACACGCTCCATCACCTGTATTGCCGCACCGGAAGTTACACCCCGGAAAACAAACAATTCAACCGGCCAGGCAGGCAATGGCATTGCCGGCTCCTGTGCAGGGTTACTTTCGAGCACTGCATGAAAATTGGTCCCCCCAAAGCCAAAGGCGCTCACACCGGCCCTTCGGATTGCATCGGTCCAGATACCTGCCGCTGCATTAAACGCAAACGGACTGGTCGATGGTGCGTAATACCCATTGGGTTGATGCAGGTGGATAGTAGCGGGTTTTACACCGTGATAAACAGCAAGTGCCGCTTTGATCAGCCCGGCCAGGCCCGCTGCACATTTGGTATGCCCGATCTGCGTTTTTACAGAGCCCAGATGTACCTGCCCCGGCAAAGCACCTGCATTCAGCAACAGGTCGGTCAGTGCGCTCAGTTCTGTGCGGTCGCCCACTACGGTTCCGGTTCCGTGTGCTTCCAGCAGCCCCAATGCTGCCGGTGAAATACCCGCCTGTTCATAGGCCCGTCCGAGTGCGCTGAGCTGTCCGGTTTTACGGGGAGCGGTCAATCCAAGACTTTTGCCATCGCTGCTGCCGCCCACACCTTTGATAACAGCATAGATCCGGTCTTCGTCGCGCTCAGCATCTTTCAGCCGTTTCAATACTACAATAGCTACACCTTCTCCCAATGCAATACCATCTGCTTCCGCGTCAAAAGTGGCGCAGCGTCCTTTACGCGAAAGCGCATGCGTACTCGAGAACATCAGGTAGTCGTTGATACCGTTATGCAGGTCTACACCACCGGCCAGCACCATATCCGACTTTTCAAGGATCAGCTCCTGACAGGCCAGGTCGATGGCCGCCAGCGATGAGGCACAGGCTGCATCTACTGTATAATTGCGGCCGCCGAGGTTCAGCCGGTTGGTGATCCTTCCGGAAATCACATTTGCCAGCACTCCCGGAAAAGAATCTTCTGTAAGTTTGGGCAGGGCCTTATCCAGTTCTTCCGGCATTTCGCCAAAGACCTGTTTAAAATAATTGCGGAAACCATAGCTGTTCGCCAGGTCGTTGCCACCTTCAGCGCCCAGGATCACGGATACATTTTCCGCATTAAAATCACCGTCCTTATAACCGGCATTTTCAAGCGCCTGTTTGGCCACCAGCAGGCTGAGCAGCTGACTGGGTTCGATCGCGGCAAGCGACTGCGGCGGTATGCCAAACTCCAGCGGATCAAAATCTATACGGGGAATAAAGCCGCCCCATTTGGAGTGCGACAAACCCTCCGCGCCAGAATCCGGATCGAAGTAAAGTGCTTTATTCCAACGGTCGTCAGGTACTTCCGTTACGCTATCGGTACCCGTTACAATATTGCGCCAGTATTCATCGAGGTCTCTAGCTCCGGGATAGATACAGGCCATACCCACAATGGCAATATCCACGGCCTTGTCCGTTCTCACAGGCAGTATTGGCAACGCGGCCGATTGTAAATAAG is from Niabella beijingensis and encodes:
- a CDS encoding type I polyketide synthase, producing MHPKFPDEDLLIVSPCEIPDVRFALTVARAGAFPVVHLGRKKADIVTALDEMDRQERDNFGICLTTALPEDIRLPDNISVVIAPWSLHGQVSGTDPARLFYQVTALEEALQAKNAGAAALIVKGNESGGAVGEESAYILFQRVIAAVKDIPVYVQGGIGIHTAAAVKALGAAGVVLDSQVLLFRECNAPAIIKKIAEKLNGNETRVIDGYRVLVRPDSPVLPAAAAFADISPLLGNWELQTGFIPLGQDVALAAGLSARYKKMEHLVFAFHEAMHGHLVQAKALNVLCPGNTMAQALNIHYPVAQGPMTRVSDVPEFAAAVANAGALPFVALSLLKGQPARDLIRQTKALAGGKTWGVGILGFAPQELREEQLALIREERPPVVLIAGGRTSQSKPLEKMGIPVFLHVPSVVLLDLFLREGARRFVFEGRECGGHVGPLSSMVLWEKQIERLLQEDDLSDIHVFFAGGIHDALSAAFVAVMAAPLAARGAKLGVLMGTAYIFTHEAVQTGAVLEQFQQQAIAKKDTVLLETAPGHETRCLCSPFTDFFNQEKQRLIKEGWDKKEIWKQLEALNIGRLRIAAKGIERQDSNLVAVDATGQLDRGMYMIGQVTAMHHGTMSLRELHENVTEGSAAYLQSAALPILPVRTDKAVDIAIVGMACIYPGARDLDEYWRNIVTGTDSVTEVPDDRWNKALYFDPDSGAEGLSHSKWGGFIPRIDFDPLEFGIPPQSLAAIEPSQLLSLLVAKQALENAGYKDGDFNAENVSVILGAEGGNDLANSYGFRNYFKQVFGEMPEELDKALPKLTEDSFPGVLANVISGRITNRLNLGGRNYTVDAACASSLAAIDLACQELILEKSDMVLAGGVDLHNGINDYLMFSSTHALSRKGRCATFDAEADGIALGEGVAIVVLKRLKDAERDEDRIYAVIKGVGGSSDGKSLGLTAPRKTGQLSALGRAYEQAGISPAALGLLEAHGTGTVVGDRTELSALTDLLLNAGALPGQVHLGSVKTQIGHTKCAAGLAGLIKAALAVYHGVKPATIHLHQPNGYYAPSTSPFAFNAAAGIWTDAIRRAGVSAFGFGGTNFHAVLESNPAQEPAMPLPAWPVELFVFRGVTSGAAIQVMERVKKLLYANDTLSLKDLAYSLAVYNEAPVQFSIIAGSSVQLLERIEAARQGIAAEGVFSIDKKEGKVAFLFSGQGSQRINMARELFVAFPAMRCLLARHKKYEKILFPDAVFNEAARAAQQEAIKDTRNAQPLLGIVDLAIAEYLLSLGIVPDMVAGHSYGELPALCFAGVFDPEVLVDLSEKRAAAILNAVGADKGMMAAVSLPSAALQALIKDEKDIWAVNFNAPKQSVLAGTTAAMQQLMERMKEEKISFRQLEVACAFHSPLLAGAEDLFAAALQAVPFHSPQLTVWSNTTAGVYPAQPEAIRQQLAKHLVEPVKFTEEIEGMYAEGARIFIEAGPGKVLAGLTRSILNKDGLVLHTEDKDQGGIALLLKTIAAYLATGREVHLQQLFSNRNARLLKIDTPEAYRKSPALWYIDGQKALPASGTLPDHGALPIVQPLQLKTSTASMIQEPSSTDKMMLEYLNSMKMMIQAQRDVMMSYLGQPVMMPPAVPANRVPPPIPPASTVPAVVIPDITPAALPQPGAADVKAVLLEVVSDKTGYPNEMLGLEMDLEADLSIDSIKRMEIIGELRNRLGGFNTGGDAGEEMMEQLAAIKTLSGLISWINANTGQPEPESSVPAARALNRPVPDLRAVLLQTVSDKTGYPVEMLGLDLDLEADLSIDSIKRMEIIGALQGALGGDKAAGDDLMEQLAAIKTLNGLLGWLSKPGTTATPVEEAQQIINEGLTSGRKDSDNLISRLRFEIAAAQTAAGDPELIRGKLFAVTEDNGHMAAAVKQRLEEQGAVARVITMEDPLDLYDGLIIINAHESERCYSIMDAFALIKKLNPEKVSWIFTLSDLTGHMKQSGDITLLRRYQGFSGLMKSLDRELEQTCCRMISLQSVLDPAAFSTIVLNELLYADRPPEVLYQGTERFRYNLVSSHLTAKEGQTTLHLGKEAVVLVFGGAQGITAELTAGFAREYPCHYILVGRSPHPVGNNPYAALKTKDAIRKQLIEEGLLKAPSEIEKSVQELFKNNQILHAIKTLENNGATASYYSLDLRDEEGLRAFIQSVYREQGRIDGVIHGAGLLEDKLFLHKTAESFERVFTTKVTPLRVLVEELKEEVQFVIFFSSIASVYGNRGQTDYAAANSVMDRYTWALKERIKGRVTSINWGPWKGAGMVSPSLEKEYIKRGIAMIPLEDGLESFVNELKYGTESQVLIMAGDVW